The proteins below come from a single Streptomyces spongiicola genomic window:
- the trxA gene encoding thioredoxin, which produces MALKTVTDATFEEEVLKSDKPVLVDFWAEWCGPCRQIAPSLEAIAAEHGEKLEVVKLNIDENPATAAKYGVMSIPTLNVYQNGEVAQTIVGAKPKAMLVRELDAFIGDEVAKP; this is translated from the coding sequence GTGGCCCTCAAGACCGTGACCGATGCGACCTTCGAAGAGGAAGTCCTCAAGAGCGACAAGCCTGTGCTGGTCGACTTCTGGGCCGAATGGTGCGGGCCGTGCCGCCAGATCGCCCCTTCGCTCGAGGCCATCGCTGCCGAGCACGGCGAGAAGCTCGAGGTCGTCAAGCTCAACATCGACGAGAACCCGGCCACGGCCGCGAAGTACGGCGTCATGTCCATCCCGACGCTCAACGTCTACCAGAACGGCGAGGTCGCCCAGACCATCGTCGGTGCCAAGCCGAAGGCCATGCTCGTCCGAGAACTCGATGCCTTCATCGGCGACGAGGTCGCCAAGCCCTGA
- a CDS encoding anti-sigma factor gives MTSTTGTAQHPEVSEIADLAEGLLPPVRQAAVRRHLEGCGLCSDIHASLEEIRGLLGTLPGPQRMPADVIGRIDAALAAEALLNATAPDSAPADVSRETSPAPRRPAAPPAGRPAGQAPATTGPGRRQTRRRRVTFVTAAFGAAAAGVTALLLQTSAGTSGDTSETKTDTAASAASDGHEITAATLQTRVAALLTSERAPQDSGSWTPTGPRVERNTGVGAEVAPLRSPSVPVPACIQKGTGRTEAAIAVDQGTFDGTRAYLVVLPHPEDTSQVQAYVVAAACVETAPEGKGELLLTHAYPRP, from the coding sequence GTGACCTCCACGACCGGCACGGCTCAGCACCCGGAAGTGTCCGAGATCGCCGACCTCGCCGAAGGTCTTCTCCCACCGGTCCGCCAGGCGGCCGTACGGAGGCATCTCGAGGGCTGCGGGCTGTGCTCCGACATCCATGCCTCACTGGAGGAGATTCGGGGTCTGCTCGGCACCTTGCCCGGCCCTCAGCGCATGCCTGCCGACGTCATCGGCCGAATCGACGCCGCTTTGGCTGCCGAGGCGCTGCTCAATGCGACCGCACCAGACAGCGCACCGGCCGATGTTTCACGTGAAACATCACCTGCCCCTCGTCGGCCTGCGGCCCCTCCCGCCGGCCGTCCCGCAGGGCAGGCTCCTGCGACCACCGGCCCGGGCCGCCGCCAGACCCGCAGGCGACGCGTCACCTTTGTGACAGCCGCCTTCGGCGCCGCCGCCGCAGGTGTCACCGCGTTGCTCCTTCAGACCTCTGCGGGCACCAGTGGCGACACCTCCGAGACGAAGACAGACACCGCCGCGAGCGCCGCGTCAGACGGCCATGAGATCACGGCGGCCACGTTGCAGACGCGGGTGGCCGCGCTTCTGACCTCGGAGAGGGCACCGCAGGACTCCGGGAGCTGGACACCGACCGGCCCCCGAGTGGAGAGGAACACCGGCGTCGGCGCGGAGGTTGCACCCCTCCGTTCGCCGTCCGTGCCGGTGCCTGCCTGCATCCAGAAGGGCACGGGGCGCACCGAGGCGGCAATCGCCGTCGACCAGGGCACGTTCGACGGCACCCGGGCCTATCTGGTGGTGCTGCCGCACCCCGAGGACACCTCCCAGGTGCAGGCCTATGTCGTAGCAGCGGCATGCGTGGAGACGGCACCCGAGGGCAAGGGGGAGCTGCTCCTCACCCATGCCTATCCTCGCCCCTGA
- the sigM gene encoding RNA polymerase sigma factor SigM — MDNAALGEAGDQELLARHVAGDRDAFGELVRRHRDRLWAVALRTLGDREEAADAVQDALVSAFRAAHTFRGQAAVTTWLHRITVNACLDRARKAASRRTSPVDDTERLEQLLEPHESAEAPAERQDLHRELLAALATLPVDQRAALVLVDMQGFPVAEAARVLNVPTGTVKSRCARGRARLVPLLKHLRRDTRDNSDLAGGRNRTPGASVPPATGESDPGPHGPAAVKGGGGRT, encoded by the coding sequence TTGGACAACGCCGCGCTCGGCGAAGCGGGCGACCAGGAACTCCTGGCCCGCCACGTCGCCGGGGATCGGGACGCCTTCGGTGAGCTGGTGCGCCGCCACCGCGACCGGCTCTGGGCCGTGGCCCTGCGCACACTGGGTGACCGGGAGGAAGCCGCAGACGCGGTGCAGGACGCCCTCGTCTCCGCCTTCCGTGCCGCCCACACATTCCGGGGACAGGCCGCCGTGACGACCTGGCTCCACCGCATCACCGTCAATGCCTGCCTTGACCGGGCACGCAAGGCCGCGTCCCGGAGGACTTCGCCGGTGGACGACACCGAGCGGCTGGAGCAGCTCCTTGAGCCCCATGAGTCCGCCGAGGCTCCCGCAGAGCGCCAGGACCTCCATCGCGAGCTCCTGGCCGCGCTCGCCACGCTACCGGTCGACCAGAGGGCCGCTCTGGTGCTCGTCGACATGCAGGGCTTCCCGGTCGCGGAAGCGGCTCGTGTGCTCAACGTGCCGACGGGAACCGTGAAGAGCAGATGCGCTCGCGGCCGCGCCCGTCTGGTTCCGCTGCTGAAGCATCTCCGCCGGGACACGAGGGATAACAGTGATCTCGCGGGGGGAAGGAACCGGACGCCTGGGGCATCCGTCCCACCGGCGACCGGAGAAAGCGATCCAGGGCCTCATGGTCCTGCGGCTGTGAAGGGCGGAGGTGGACGCACGTGA
- a CDS encoding protein kinase family protein produces MAERSTAAVDVADNSGDDPLAAQADKAATDGEAHTDEAAEQDAHDRGGERRDRERPAGTTPELHSGHTLARRYRLEECVTRLDGFSSWRAVDEKLRRAVGVHILPADHPRTRSVLAAARSAALLGDPRFVQVLDAVEEDDLVYVVHEWLPDAIELTTLLAEGPLEAHDAYQLVSQLSQAMAAAHREGLAHLRLTPGAVLRSSTGQYRIRGLAVNAALRGISADRPQRTDTESIGALLYAALTQRWPYESDAYGLSGLPKGVGLIAPDQVRAGVHRGLSELAMRALVNDGATASRQELPLTTPDELARAVAAMPRIRPPEPVFTTPPEYQRTTYQQGTYGRAPARPGSTAPPVAMPPAPLESRTGKLLKWTVSALLIAALGLGSWQIADKLLDRGRTTDEPGNSQTTDEKQGDDPKTPVPLTIQSAKEFAPDGTAQNAEDAGNTHDGDTGSFWRTSSYRDGPDLHPQVKKGVGIVYDLGAEQEVSSAAIALRYGGDYTKIALYATDSLSPSGSVTSMKKIANGQTSATSLKLAATAPVKSRYVLLWMTAMPYVSHDTTFSSAGYKQAITDVKFTG; encoded by the coding sequence GTGGCGGAACGTAGCACGGCTGCCGTCGACGTGGCCGACAACAGCGGTGACGACCCGCTGGCCGCCCAGGCGGACAAGGCCGCGACCGACGGGGAAGCGCACACCGACGAGGCGGCGGAGCAGGACGCTCACGACAGGGGCGGCGAGCGGAGGGACCGTGAGCGGCCCGCCGGCACCACGCCCGAACTGCACAGCGGCCATACGCTGGCCAGACGCTACCGGCTCGAGGAGTGCGTCACCCGTCTGGACGGATTCAGCAGTTGGCGTGCCGTCGACGAGAAACTGCGCCGCGCCGTCGGGGTGCACATCCTGCCCGCCGACCATCCCCGGACGCGGTCGGTGCTGGCCGCGGCCCGGTCCGCGGCCCTGCTCGGCGACCCACGTTTCGTGCAGGTGCTGGACGCCGTCGAGGAGGACGACCTCGTCTACGTCGTCCACGAGTGGCTGCCCGACGCCATCGAACTCACGACGCTACTCGCCGAAGGGCCGCTGGAAGCCCATGACGCCTACCAGTTGGTCAGCCAGCTCTCCCAGGCCATGGCCGCGGCCCATCGGGAGGGCCTCGCCCATCTCAGGCTCACTCCCGGGGCCGTACTCCGCAGTTCCACGGGGCAATACCGGATCCGCGGCCTCGCCGTGAACGCCGCGCTGCGGGGAATCAGTGCCGACCGGCCACAGCGCACGGACACGGAGTCCATCGGCGCCCTGCTGTACGCGGCACTGACCCAGCGCTGGCCCTATGAGAGCGATGCCTATGGTCTCTCGGGGCTTCCCAAGGGCGTCGGGCTGATCGCCCCCGACCAGGTGCGCGCCGGCGTCCACCGCGGCCTGTCCGAACTCGCCATGCGGGCGCTGGTCAACGACGGGGCCACTGCCTCGAGGCAGGAGCTTCCCCTCACCACCCCGGACGAACTCGCCAGGGCGGTCGCGGCCATGCCCCGCATCCGTCCCCCGGAACCCGTCTTCACCACTCCTCCGGAGTACCAGCGCACCACCTATCAGCAGGGCACCTACGGTCGGGCTCCGGCCCGCCCCGGCAGCACGGCTCCCCCGGTGGCGATGCCGCCGGCGCCCCTGGAAAGCCGCACCGGCAAGCTCCTGAAGTGGACGGTGTCCGCCCTGCTCATCGCCGCTCTGGGACTGGGCAGCTGGCAGATCGCCGACAAGCTGCTGGACCGTGGCCGGACGACCGACGAGCCCGGCAACAGCCAGACCACGGACGAGAAGCAGGGCGACGATCCGAAGACGCCGGTACCGCTGACCATCCAGAGTGCCAAGGAGTTCGCGCCGGACGGCACCGCTCAGAACGCTGAGGACGCCGGCAACACCCACGACGGTGACACCGGCTCCTTCTGGCGCACCAGCAGCTACCGAGACGGGCCCGACCTGCATCCGCAGGTCAAGAAGGGCGTGGGAATCGTCTATGACCTCGGCGCGGAGCAGGAGGTGTCGTCGGCGGCCATAGCGCTCCGCTACGGAGGCGACTACACCAAGATCGCACTGTATGCGACGGACTCCCTGTCGCCGTCCGGTTCGGTCACCTCCATGAAGAAGATCGCGAACGGTCAGACCAGTGCCACCTCGCTGAAGCTCGCGGCCACGGCACCGGTCAAGAGCCGCTATGTGCTGCTGTGGATGACCGCGATGCCCTACGTGTCGCACGACACCACCTTCAGCAGCGCCGGCTACAAGCAGGCGATCACGGACGTGAAGTTCACCGGCTGA
- the trxB gene encoding thioredoxin-disulfide reductase, with product MSDVRNVIIIGSGPAGYTAALYTARASLNPLVFEGAVTAGGALMNTTDVENFPGFRDGIMGPDLMDSMRAQAERFGAELVPDDVVAVSLTEEIKTVTDTAGTVHRAKAVIVATGSQHRKLGLPNEDALSGRGVSWCATCDGFFFKDQDIAVVGGGDTAMEEATFLSRFARSVTVVHRRDSLRASKAMQERAFADPKIKFAWDSEVAEIHGDQKLTGLTLRNTKTCESSELPVTGLFIAVGHDPRTELFKGQLELDGEGYLKVDAPSTRTSLTGVFAAGDVVDHTYRQAITAAGTGCSAALDAERFLAALADEEKSAAASV from the coding sequence GTGAGCGACGTCCGTAACGTGATCATCATCGGCTCCGGGCCGGCCGGCTACACGGCCGCGCTGTACACCGCGCGCGCTTCGCTGAACCCGCTGGTGTTCGAGGGCGCGGTCACCGCTGGTGGTGCCCTGATGAACACCACCGACGTGGAGAACTTCCCCGGTTTCCGTGACGGGATCATGGGACCGGACCTCATGGACAGCATGCGAGCGCAGGCAGAGCGATTCGGCGCCGAACTCGTCCCGGACGACGTCGTCGCCGTCAGTCTGACCGAAGAGATCAAGACGGTCACGGACACGGCCGGTACGGTGCACCGCGCCAAGGCAGTCATCGTCGCCACCGGCTCCCAGCACCGGAAGCTCGGTCTGCCGAACGAGGACGCACTCTCGGGCCGCGGTGTCTCATGGTGCGCCACCTGCGACGGCTTCTTCTTCAAGGACCAGGACATCGCAGTCGTCGGGGGCGGTGACACCGCGATGGAGGAAGCCACCTTCCTTTCCCGCTTCGCCAGGTCCGTCACCGTCGTCCACCGCCGCGACAGCCTCCGCGCCTCCAAGGCCATGCAGGAGCGCGCCTTCGCCGACCCCAAGATCAAGTTTGCCTGGGACAGCGAGGTCGCCGAGATCCACGGTGATCAGAAGCTAACGGGTCTGACCCTCCGAAACACCAAGACCTGCGAGAGCAGCGAGCTGCCCGTCACCGGGTTGTTCATCGCCGTAGGCCACGACCCGCGCACCGAGCTTTTCAAGGGTCAGCTGGAACTGGACGGGGAGGGCTACCTGAAGGTGGACGCTCCGTCGACGCGCACGAGTCTGACCGGCGTCTTCGCCGCGGGCGACGTGGTCGACCACACATACCGGCAGGCCATCACCGCTGCCGGTACCGGGTGCTCCGCCGCACTGGACGCCGAACGCTTCCTCGCCGCCCTCGCGGACGAGGAGAAGTCCGCGGCGGCGTCCGTCTGA